One window from the genome of Streptomyces cadmiisoli encodes:
- a CDS encoding transposase, which produces MKKWLHAVAAEFGGRPGERLGRRLHLGTGRSRPLGLLESPSVPDRALRILGVYEFAFREGRTYGALLVDVEADRVVDILPDRTSEIFANWLREHPGTEIV; this is translated from the coding sequence TTGAAGAAGTGGCTCCACGCGGTCGCGGCCGAGTTCGGAGGCCGGCCTGGTGAACGGTTGGGTCGCCGACTGCACCTTGGTACAGGCCGCAGCCGACCCCTTGGACTGCTGGAATCACCATCCGTTCCAGATCGGGCCCTGCGCATACTCGGTGTCTACGAGTTCGCTTTCCGAGAGGGCCGTACCTACGGAGCCCTCCTCGTCGATGTGGAAGCCGACCGGGTCGTCGATATTCTGCCCGACCGGACCTCGGAGATCTTCGCCAACTGGCTGCGCGAGCACCCCGGCACCGAGATTGTCTAA
- a CDS encoding DsbA family protein, giving the protein MAVLMVSGCAQTEQSTDGKGAGTPVPADYTGVEELPEKLAADGTTIVVGDPAAATTVRLYEDPRCPFVEQFESTGAPALREMTLRREAKTEYTLASFRDDSMGGDGSKRAVNALRAALDAGKFTEYHAVIFENRAEIELAGGYTTASLLELADQVDGLRSEAFDSAVTTMKYKDFVNASQKTYETAGGDDPRGPGTPTVAINGTKITGNLAGWVFEKESFAMLLNSVPE; this is encoded by the coding sequence ATGGCTGTGCTCATGGTGTCAGGGTGCGCACAGACGGAGCAGTCCACGGACGGCAAAGGCGCTGGCACGCCTGTCCCGGCGGACTACACGGGGGTTGAGGAACTGCCGGAGAAGCTGGCCGCGGACGGCACGACGATCGTGGTGGGCGACCCGGCCGCGGCAACCACGGTAAGGCTGTACGAGGACCCACGTTGTCCGTTCGTCGAGCAGTTTGAGTCGACCGGCGCCCCGGCTCTCCGCGAGATGACGCTTCGCCGCGAGGCCAAGACCGAGTACACCCTCGCGTCCTTCAGGGACGACAGCATGGGTGGCGACGGATCGAAGAGAGCCGTCAACGCCCTTCGCGCGGCGCTGGACGCCGGCAAGTTCACCGAGTACCACGCCGTGATCTTCGAAAACAGGGCCGAGATCGAACTCGCAGGCGGTTACACCACGGCCTCCCTGCTCGAACTCGCCGACCAGGTCGACGGGCTGCGGAGCGAAGCATTCGACTCTGCCGTGACGACGATGAAGTACAAGGACTTCGTCAACGCGTCGCAGAAGACCTACGAGACAGCCGGTGGCGACGACCCACGCGGCCCCGGCACCCCCACTGTTGCCATCAACGGCACCAAGATCACAGGCAACCTGGCAGGCTGGGTATTCGAGAAGGAGTCCTTCGCCATGCTCCTGAACTCAGTACCCGAATAG
- a CDS encoding transposase family protein — protein MAAACGPPPRCPGCHALARRARSSYERELAERPLVGEKLQVKLRVRRFFCDRTSCRRKTYVEQAGGRTLSPLQSRFEEVAPRGRGRVRRPAW, from the coding sequence GTGGCAGCGGCATGCGGACCGCCCCCAAGGTGTCCGGGCTGCCACGCTCTTGCACGCCGGGCCCGCTCGTCGTACGAACGCGAATTGGCAGAACGGCCGCTTGTGGGCGAGAAGTTGCAGGTCAAGCTGCGGGTGCGGCGATTCTTCTGCGACCGTACGTCTTGCCGCAGGAAGACGTACGTCGAGCAGGCTGGCGGTCGAACGCTATCGCCGCTCCAGTCTCGGTTTGAAGAAGTGGCTCCACGCGGTCGCGGCCGAGTTCGGAGGCCGGCCTGGTGA